A genomic stretch from Myxocyprinus asiaticus isolate MX2 ecotype Aquarium Trade chromosome 24, UBuf_Myxa_2, whole genome shotgun sequence includes:
- the LOC127414864 gene encoding tumor necrosis factor receptor superfamily member 5-like isoform X2, which translates to MFTLRNIVIITIIVPLNYEVCLCGCGHAEYKKDIQCCPMCAPGNRVYWHCTDDTSTTCVPCQEYTFIDKPSGLTKCFPCTVCDTGQGLRVDKACTRSSDTVCGPLEGFYCIAKSKGSCNFAVEHSKCSPGQYIKQTGSGSTDTVCANCTGDKYSNGSFSSCLPHTKCEDMGLTEINPGTYSSDAECGKPSVAPTIITACIIGTVIFALSVLIYILKKQSARSRQTGIQESRKESHEKGSSTECNF; encoded by the exons ATGTTCACTTTAAGAAATATTGTTATTATAACTATTATTGTCCCTCTTAACTATGAAGTTTGTTTATGTGGATGTGGCCATGCTGAATACAAGAAAGACATACAATGCTGTCCCATGTGTGCACCTG GAAATCGTGTTTATTGGCACTGCACAGATGATACCAGTACAACTTGTGTTCCATGCCAGGAGTACACTTTCATTGATAAACCCAGTGGCCTTACAAAATGCTTTCCCTGCACTGTGTGTGATACAG GCCAAGGCTTAAGAGTCGATAAAGCATGCACTCGGTCTTCAGATACTGTTTGTGGACCACTGGAGGGATTTTACTGCATTGCCAAAAGTAAAGGCAGCTGCAATTTTGCTGTGGAACACTCTAAATGCAGCCCTGGACAATACATCAAACAAACAG GTTCTGGCTCCACAGATACCGTGTGTGCAAACTGTACAGGGGACAAATATTCAAATGGATCTTTCTCATCCTGCTTACCGCACACAAA ATGTGAGGACATGGGGCTTACTGAAATAAACCCAGGAACATATTCATCTGATGCTGAATGTGGAAAACCTTCTGTTGCTCCAACAATCATCACTGCATGCATCATAGGAActgtaatatttgcattaagtgttttaatatatattttgaagAAACAATCTGCAAGATCAC GTCAAACAGGGATACAG gaATCAAGAAAGGAATCCCATGAAAAAGGCAGTTCAACAG AATGCAACTTCTAA
- the LOC127414864 gene encoding tumor necrosis factor receptor superfamily member 5-like isoform X1, translating to MFTLRNIVIITIIVPLNYEVCLCGCGHAEYKKDIQCCPMCAPGNRVYWHCTDDTSTTCVPCQEYTFIDKPSGLTKCFPCTVCDTGQGLRVDKACTRSSDTVCGPLEGFYCIAKSKGSCNFAVEHSKCSPGQYIKQTGSGSTDTVCANCTGDKYSNGSFSSCLPHTKCEDMGLTEINPGTYSSDAECGKPSVAPTIITACIIGTVIFALSVLIYILKKQSARSRQTGIQESRKESHEKGSSTGTVNNESYHLSSEDQVRQENQNELEMRDPILLKNDSSHSQEFVQPEIQWPEQSDFETKPNKQLMPLLRVL from the exons ATGTTCACTTTAAGAAATATTGTTATTATAACTATTATTGTCCCTCTTAACTATGAAGTTTGTTTATGTGGATGTGGCCATGCTGAATACAAGAAAGACATACAATGCTGTCCCATGTGTGCACCTG GAAATCGTGTTTATTGGCACTGCACAGATGATACCAGTACAACTTGTGTTCCATGCCAGGAGTACACTTTCATTGATAAACCCAGTGGCCTTACAAAATGCTTTCCCTGCACTGTGTGTGATACAG GCCAAGGCTTAAGAGTCGATAAAGCATGCACTCGGTCTTCAGATACTGTTTGTGGACCACTGGAGGGATTTTACTGCATTGCCAAAAGTAAAGGCAGCTGCAATTTTGCTGTGGAACACTCTAAATGCAGCCCTGGACAATACATCAAACAAACAG GTTCTGGCTCCACAGATACCGTGTGTGCAAACTGTACAGGGGACAAATATTCAAATGGATCTTTCTCATCCTGCTTACCGCACACAAA ATGTGAGGACATGGGGCTTACTGAAATAAACCCAGGAACATATTCATCTGATGCTGAATGTGGAAAACCTTCTGTTGCTCCAACAATCATCACTGCATGCATCATAGGAActgtaatatttgcattaagtgttttaatatatattttgaagAAACAATCTGCAAGATCAC GTCAAACAGGGATACAG gaATCAAGAAAGGAATCCCATGAAAAAGGCAGTTCAACAG gCACAGTAAATAATGAGTCATACCACTTGAGTTCAGAGGACCAAGTCAGACAAGAGAATCAAAATGAACTGGAAATGAGAGATCCTATTCTACTCAAAAATGATTCCTCACACTCTCAAGAATTTGTCCAACCTGAAATCCAGTGGCCTGAACAATCGGACTttgaaacaaaaccaaacaaacagctAATGCCTTTACTACGAGTGTTATGA
- the LOC127414864 gene encoding tumor necrosis factor receptor superfamily member 14-like isoform X3 produces the protein MFTLRNIVIITIIVPLNYEVCLCGCGHAEYKKDIQCCPMCAPGNRVYWHCTDDTSTTCVPCQEYTFIDKPSGLTKCFPCTVCDTGQGLRVDKACTRSSDTVCGPLEGFYCIAKSKGSCNFAVEHSKCSPGQYIKQTGSGSTDTVCANCTGDKYSNGSFSSCLPHTKSNRDTGIKKGIP, from the exons ATGTTCACTTTAAGAAATATTGTTATTATAACTATTATTGTCCCTCTTAACTATGAAGTTTGTTTATGTGGATGTGGCCATGCTGAATACAAGAAAGACATACAATGCTGTCCCATGTGTGCACCTG GAAATCGTGTTTATTGGCACTGCACAGATGATACCAGTACAACTTGTGTTCCATGCCAGGAGTACACTTTCATTGATAAACCCAGTGGCCTTACAAAATGCTTTCCCTGCACTGTGTGTGATACAG GCCAAGGCTTAAGAGTCGATAAAGCATGCACTCGGTCTTCAGATACTGTTTGTGGACCACTGGAGGGATTTTACTGCATTGCCAAAAGTAAAGGCAGCTGCAATTTTGCTGTGGAACACTCTAAATGCAGCCCTGGACAATACATCAAACAAACAG GTTCTGGCTCCACAGATACCGTGTGTGCAAACTGTACAGGGGACAAATATTCAAATGGATCTTTCTCATCCTGCTTACCGCACACAAA GTCAAACAGGGATACAG gaATCAAGAAAGGAATCCCATGA